Within Stella humosa, the genomic segment CGTGCGGATCGAGGCCAGCACCGAGCCGAAGATGATGAGGCCGCCATTCTGCAGCACCAGCGCGATGCCGAGCGTCAGGATAAGCTGGGCATAGTGCCCCTCGCCGTCGAGCGACGCCGTGCGGGTGCCGGTGACGCGCGAGATCAGCGTCTTGTGGATGGCATAGCCGAAGGCGAAGAGCAGCGGCCCGGCCAGCAGGATGGCGATGTAGGGACCGACATAGCTGCCGGCCACCGCCTGGATGCCCAGTGCGGCGAAGAGGTAGTAGGCGCCGTACATGCCCAGCATCATGAAGTCGCCATGGGCGAAGTTGATGACGCGCATGACCCCGAAGATGAGACCGAGGCCGACGCACATCAGCCCATAGATCGACCCGGCGAGCAGGCCTGCGGCCAGGGCCTGGAGGACGTTCTCCACTGTCTGCGCCATCATGGCCCGGGCCTCGCCCGGCGGCCGTGCGGCGGATGCGTCGCGGTCATCCTCATCGTGCTCTCCCACAGCGTTTCCCCGGTCGCCGGGTCTTTCTGCCCGGTCGCCCCGTCGCCCATCCCCGCGCCGAGCCCGGCGCGCGGGATCGCTACGTCTTCACGTCGTCCACCTGGCACAGCCGGGCGATCCGCCCGGCATCGTCCAGCCCCTCGCAGTCGTCGATCAGCGCGGCGATCTCGCCGGCGCGGGCCGCGCCCAGAACGGGGGCGGCCGCGGCCAGGAAGCGCGCCCGCACTTCGTCGGCCGTCGCCGGCACCACGTCGTCGAGCCGGCGCGCCAGCCGCGTGCCGTCCGTCAGCACGACCGAGACCTCAGCCCCCTGGCGGCCGGGAAAGGCGGCGGTTAGCTCGTCGTCGCGGCGGAGCCGGGCCAGGCGCGCCAGGGCCAGCACCGGCGGATCGTCCAGCCGGGCATAGTTGGCCTCGGCCACCACGCCGTGGCGCAATGCGGCCGCAACGCCGTACTGGATGCTCATCTTGGCCTGCAGCGGACGCTCGAAGGGACCGGCGAAGTCGCAGCCGGGATAGCGGATGGCGGCATCGGGCAGGTCGATCGTCAGGCTGGCGATGGCGGCGGGGTCGCCGATCTCCCCGGCAAGCCCCACCGCCGCCTGGCAGGCGGTCTGGGCGAAATTGCAGGCCGGCACGGGCTTGTTGTAGACCGCCAGGATCTCGGCCGTGCCGTCGGCGAAGAGGGTGGCCGGCATCCGCGGCGGGCCACGACGGAAGGCGGCGAAGAGACCCGCCTCGCCCTCCAGGATCGCCTCCGACCCGTGCGCCCCGGCCTGCGCCAGCATCACCGCCTGGATGGCGTTGCGGGCGGCGAAGCCCGGATGGAAGTACATGTCGCCCGCACCCGTGTGCGGCCACTGGTTCAGGCCCGAGGCCGTATTGGCGGCGAGCGCCAGCGCGGCCACGCCCGCATCCTCGCCAAGGTCCAGCAGGATGGCGCCGGCCAAGGCGCCGCCGACCGGCCCGGCCACGCCGGTCGGCCGGAAAAGCCGCGCCAGGTCGGCATCGAACAGCGCCCGTCCCAGGCGGGCGCCCGCCTCGTAGCCGACCAGGGCCGCCTTCAGGAAGGCGGCGCCGGATACGGGACGATGGTGGGCGAGCGCCAGCAGCACCGGCCAGACCACCACGCCGTGATGGCCGATGCTGCCGGCATGCATGTCCTCGCGCACCAGGCCGTGGCCCACGGTGGCGTTGGCGAAGGCGGCATCGCCCGGCGTCGACCGCAGATCGGTGCCGACCACCGGCACGCCCCCTGCCACCGGGCAGGCCGTGGCCCGCGCCTGGCGGCTGGTAGCGAGATCGCGGGCTTCCAGGCAGCAGGAGAGGAAGTCGAGGAGGCAGACCTTCAGCTTGGCCACCACCGCCCCGTCGAATGCCGCCCCATCGAATGCCATCAGGTCCGCCGCGCGCGCGGCGCGAACCATGGCTCGCGTCGACCCGACGGCGGTGGTGGCCATGGCGGCGGCCTCTCCTGCCCGGATCCTAGCCGCGGATCTCCACCCCGGCCCATTCCTCCAGCACCTTGGCGATGGAGGTGAAGTCGGACGACGCGCCGAACTTGGCCTGGGTCACCGCCAGCATCTGGCGCACGGCGGCACCCACCACCATCGGCACGCCCAGCGCCTCGGCCTCGTCGATGCACAGGCGCACGTCCTTGTAGGACAGGCCCGTGGTGAAGCCGAAATCGAAGGTGCCGGGCAGGATGGCGCGCGGGAACTTGTCCTGGCTGGCGCTGTTGCGGCCGCTGCTGACATTGATGATGTCGATGAGGACGCGGGCGTCGAGCCCGGCCTTTACGCCCATCGCCATGGCTTCCGACGTGATCACGAGGGCGGCCGCGGCCATCAGGTTGTTGGCGAGCTTGGCGGTCTGGGCCAGGCCCGGCTTCTCGCCGGTATAGAAGAGCTTGCCGAAGGTCTGGAGGATCGGCGTGACCTCCTCGTAGGTCGCGGGCGGGCAGGAGACCATGACGGCCAGGGTGCCGGCGACGGCCCCCTTGATGCCGCCGCTGACCGGCGAATCGACGGCGACGATGTTCTTCTCGGCCAGACCGGCGGCGACGATGGTGGCCGCCCCCGGGCCGGTCGTCGACAGGTCGATCATCACCCGCACCTTGGCACCGGCCGCGACCCCGTCGGGACCGAGCGCCACGGCCTTGACGATGTCGGGCGTGGGCAGGCTGACGAGCACGATCTCCGCCTGGTCGGCGACGTCGCGGGGCGAGGCTGCGAGCGTGGCGCCAAGCGCCACCAGCGGATCGGTCGCGGCCTTCTGCGTGTCGAAGATCACGACGGGATAGCCGGCCGCGATCAGCCGGGAAACCATGGGGCCGCCCATGCGGCCGACACCGACGAAGCCGAGAAGCTGGCTTGCCATACTGATCATCCTCCTGCGCCCGGCCGGATCGGCCATGGCGTCGTTCCCGAATACGAACTGGCCTCGAACGCGATCCGGCGGCTTGACGCACAGCGCCGAACGCTGACTGGCCCCGATCATCCATAGGCAGGCGCCGAAGTGCCGTCAATAGGATTGTAAGACGATATGATTGTGTGGTGAAATTGGCTCTGCCAGAAGGCCATGCAAGAAGAATTGGGGCCGCCCATGACCGCAGCACCCGCCCCGCAATGGGGCGCGCCGGAGCCGTTCGAGCTGTTCGCGATCCGCTATGCCAACCACACCCGCCGCAAGGCGTCCGACAACGCCATCGGCGGCGACTTCCACGAGGAGGCCTCCGACCTCGACTATTTCGTATGGGTCGCGCGGCGCTCGGACCGCACCTTCGTCATCGACACCGGCTTCGACACCGAGCAGGCGCAGGCCCGCGGCCGCGACCTGATCCGCAAGCCCCATGCGGCGCTGGCCCTGCTGGGTATCGACGCCGCCCAGGTCGACGCGGTGATCCTGACCCACCTGCACTACGACCATGCCGGCACGCTGACCGATTTCCCGCGCGCCTGCTTCCATGTCCAGGACACCGAGGCCGCCTATGCCACCGGGCGCTGCATGTGCCACGGCTTCCTGCGCCACCCCTATCACGTGGAGGATGTCGTCTCGTTCGTGCGCCACGTCTATGCCGGCCGCGTCGCCTTCCATGACGGGGTGACCGAGTTGGCGCACGGCCTGTCGCTGCACCGCATCGGCGGCCATACCGGCGGGCTGCAGGTGGTGCGGGTATGGACCAGGCGCGGCTGGGTCGTGGTCGCCTCCGATGCCGCCCACCTCTACATGAACATGCTGCGGCCCCAGCCCTTCCCGGCGGTGGTGAATGTCGGCGAGATGCTGGAGGGCTTTCGCACCATCCACCGCCTGGCGGACTCGCCCAAGCATGTGGTGCCGGGCCATGATCCGCTGGTGATGCAGATCTATCCCCCCGTCTCGCCCGAGCTGGCCGGCATCGCCGTCCGGCTCGACGAAAGCCCGAAGGACCTGCCGTGACCGTCATGCTGGCCGGACGCACCGCGCTCGTCACCGGCTCGGTCGCGGGGCTGGGCTATGCCATGGCGCGCGGGCTGGCGGCGGCCGGCGCCGACATCGTCCTGAACGGCCTGTGCGCGCCGGACGATGGTGAGGCCGCGGCCGCGACCCTGGCCGGAGAGACCGGCGCCCGGGTCGTCTTCGACGGCACCGACCTCGCCCGCCCGGCCGGGATCGAGGCGATGATGGCGCGCGCCATCGCGCGTTCCGGCGGCGTCGACATCCTGGTCAACAATGCGGTCATCCGCCATTTCCAGCCGATCGAGGCTTTCTCGGCCGCCGAGTGGGATGCCTCGCTGGCGGTCAACCTGTCGGCCGCCTTTCACACCGTGCGGCTGGCGTTGCCCGGCATGAAGGCCAGGGGCTGGGGCCGCATCATCAACCTGTCGTCGATCTATGGCGCGCGCGGGGCCGAGAACCGCATCGACTATGTGACGACCAAGACGGCGCTGATCGGCATGA encodes:
- a CDS encoding MmgE/PrpD family protein, producing the protein MATTAVGSTRAMVRAARAADLMAFDGAAFDGAVVAKLKVCLLDFLSCCLEARDLATSRQARATACPVAGGVPVVGTDLRSTPGDAAFANATVGHGLVREDMHAGSIGHHGVVVWPVLLALAHHRPVSGAAFLKAALVGYEAGARLGRALFDADLARLFRPTGVAGPVGGALAGAILLDLGEDAGVAALALAANTASGLNQWPHTGAGDMYFHPGFAARNAIQAVMLAQAGAHGSEAILEGEAGLFAAFRRGPPRMPATLFADGTAEILAVYNKPVPACNFAQTACQAAVGLAGEIGDPAAIASLTIDLPDAAIRYPGCDFAGPFERPLQAKMSIQYGVAAALRHGVVAEANYARLDDPPVLALARLARLRRDDELTAAFPGRQGAEVSVVLTDGTRLARRLDDVVPATADEVRARFLAAAAPVLGAARAGEIAALIDDCEGLDDAGRIARLCQVDDVKT
- a CDS encoding NAD(P)-dependent oxidoreductase, translated to MASQLLGFVGVGRMGGPMVSRLIAAGYPVVIFDTQKAATDPLVALGATLAASPRDVADQAEIVLVSLPTPDIVKAVALGPDGVAAGAKVRVMIDLSTTGPGAATIVAAGLAEKNIVAVDSPVSGGIKGAVAGTLAVMVSCPPATYEEVTPILQTFGKLFYTGEKPGLAQTAKLANNLMAAAALVITSEAMAMGVKAGLDARVLIDIINVSSGRNSASQDKFPRAILPGTFDFGFTTGLSYKDVRLCIDEAEALGVPMVVGAAVRQMLAVTQAKFGASSDFTSIAKVLEEWAGVEIRG
- a CDS encoding N-acyl homoserine lactonase family protein, which produces MTAAPAPQWGAPEPFELFAIRYANHTRRKASDNAIGGDFHEEASDLDYFVWVARRSDRTFVIDTGFDTEQAQARGRDLIRKPHAALALLGIDAAQVDAVILTHLHYDHAGTLTDFPRACFHVQDTEAAYATGRCMCHGFLRHPYHVEDVVSFVRHVYAGRVAFHDGVTELAHGLSLHRIGGHTGGLQVVRVWTRRGWVVVASDAAHLYMNMLRPQPFPAVVNVGEMLEGFRTIHRLADSPKHVVPGHDPLVMQIYPPVSPELAGIAVRLDESPKDLP
- a CDS encoding SDR family NAD(P)-dependent oxidoreductase; amino-acid sequence: MLAGRTALVTGSVAGLGYAMARGLAAAGADIVLNGLCAPDDGEAAAATLAGETGARVVFDGTDLARPAGIEAMMARAIARSGGVDILVNNAVIRHFQPIEAFSAAEWDASLAVNLSAAFHTVRLALPGMKARGWGRIINLSSIYGARGAENRIDYVTTKTALIGMTRAIAIETARTGITCNAICPGTVPSPAILDRIAVIARKEGIPQAEAERDYLAPRHPTERFVALESVAALVVFLCSPAGQDMTGGTVPIDGGWQAR